From the genome of Aspergillus fumigatus Af293 chromosome 1, whole genome shotgun sequence, one region includes:
- a CDS encoding kinesin family protein has protein sequence MQSIKVFVRWRPLAPSEANTPEIARTQHAHPTSNTSALSLTPPPAHKLSRPWKSESAFTRIFTASDNNKAVFEAVVAPTLPRVLNGQSCNFFAYGHSGSGKSHTIIGYDFEHPDEFGLCLSAARALYEHLDQRNATAGMNEPEKKFLLGLRMYELRKNTAFDLLNDRCKCHIREGPDGKTHLRGETETLADGKVRVRPIVTKACSSFDEFHAQLLAGIGRRATGSSTVHDQSSRTHAVFEVEIVTRELLAARDAVVERQSELVPVGKRATDVYLEENLKGLIRMPDGTFAPNPEYQINQAAIDEAEAKKAEFESYVRKAEEHVEAVKRSCRHTCLGGKFVFVDLAGSEYYHDKRTVSTCRAKQTPQEQQEGRQINTDLLSLKEVIRAMAQKQSRIPFRSSPLTMVLREHFLTGEGDGGFSAMILTASPSSEQYTATIDTLKYGNLIGVAGEHGKGRK, from the coding sequence ATGCAATCAATCAAAGTCTTCGTCCGCTGGCGTCCTCTCGCGCCATCCGAGGCCAACACCCCAGAAATCGCCCGGACACAGCACGCGCATCCCACCAGCAACACCTCGGCGCTCTCACTCACCCCACCGCCAGCGCACAAACTATCCCGTCCCTGGAAAAGCGAGTCGGCGTTTACCCGCATCTTCACCGCATCTGACAACAACAAAGCCGTCTTCGAGGCTGTCGTAGCCCCGACCCTCCCCCGCGTCTTGAACGGGCAATCCTGCAACTTCTTCGCCTACGGCCACTCCGGCAGCGGCAAGTCGCACACCATCATCGGGTATGACTTCGAGCACCCCGACGAGTTCGGGCTGTGCCTGTCGGCCGCAAGAGCGCTGTATGAGCATCTCGACCAACGAAATGCCACGGCGGGCATGAACGAGCCCGAGAAAAAATTCCTTCTCGGGCTCCGCATGTACGAACTTCGCAAAAACACGGCATTCGACCTCCTCAACGACAGGTGCAAATGCCACATCCGCGAAGGACCAGACGGCAAAACGCACCTCCGCGGCGAGACGGAGACGCTCGCCGACGGCAAAGTCCGCGTGCGCCCGATCGTCACAAAGGCGTGCTCGAGCTTTGACGAGTTCCACGCGCAGTTGCTGGCGGGGATTGGGCGCCGCGCGACGGGGTCGTCGACGGTGCATGATCAGAGTTCCCGGACGCATGCGGTGTTCGAGGTGGAGATTGTCACGCGGGAGCTCCTGGCTGCGAGGGACGCGGTGGTGGAGCGGCAGTCGGAGCTTGTTCCTGTTGGGAAGCGCGCGACGGATGTCTATCTGGAGGAGAATTTGAAGGGGTTGATCCGGATGCCGGATGGCACGTTTGCGCCCAATCCGGAGTATCAGATCAACCAGGCGGCGATTGATGAggccgaggcgaagaaggcggagTTCGAGTCGTATGTCCGGAAGGCTGAGGAACACGTGGAGGCTGTCAAACGATCATGTCGCCACACGTGTCTGGGTGGGAAATTCGTCTTTGTGGACTTGGCTGGCTCGGAATACTACCACGACAAGCGCACTGTTTCGACTTGTCGAGCGAAGCAGACgccgcaggagcagcaggaagGGAGGCAGATCAATACCGATCTTCTGTCCTTGAAGGAGGTCATCCGTGCGATGGCCCAGAAGCAGAGTCGCATTCCGTTTCGGTCCTCGCCGCTGACCATGGTCCTGCGTGAGCATTTCTTGACAGGTGAGGGGGATGGCGGGTTTTCGGCGATGATTCTGACGGCATCGCCCTCGTCGGAGCAGTACACGGCGACGATTGACACACTGAAGTATGGAAACCTGATTGGCGTGGCTGGAGAGCATGGCAAGGGACGTAAATAG
- a CDS encoding deoxyribodipyrimidine photo-lyase PHR1, with protein sequence MAPRKRKTAAIPSSDDGTTQQPSKREKLDLSRPHPNAQQAENFGIVLREFYPPEMSNERCQAYNDGRLERPIETLQRAYEETADQRRAIGANSAVVFWFKSDLRLYDNRALRMAYETAKGCNIPLIGLYILSPQDLTAHLLSPARVDLILRTLHQLKRDLSELDIPLYMETQEIRKNIPQRIVDLCQQWGANHLYANLEYEVDELRREAKLVRLCAKNGIKFETAHDACVVPPGQVTSQQGKQYAVYSPWYRTWVAYLNENPGCLEVSEEPGSNPGDARKYFKELFESEVPAAPEHKQLSEEEKQHLGHLYPAGEHEALRRLEAFLEEKGRDYAEERNMVSGQTTSILSPYFASGLLSARTAIEHARRANKGSLQHGDPGLVRWIGEVAWREFYRHVLVHWPFICMNKCFKPEFTNLEWEYEEDRFTAWREGKTGFPIVDAAMRQAKQDKWMHNRTRMIVASFLSKDLLLDWRRGERYFMETLIDGDFASNHGGWGFGSSTGVDPQPYFRIFNPLLQSERFDPDGEYIRKWVPELRDIQGAAIHEPYARGGGAIAAKNGYPRPMLNHSQSRDLALHRYKRASESGR encoded by the exons ATGGCCCCTCGGAAACGCAAGACCGCAGCGATCCCAAGCAGCGATGATGGCACCACACAACAACCGAGCAAACGCGAAAAGCTGGACCTGTCACGTCCGCATCCCAATGCGCAACAGGCCGAGAACTTTGGCATCGTGCTGCGAGAATTCTATCCGCCGGAAATGAGCAACGAGCGGTGCCAGGCCTACAACGATGGAAGGCTGGAACGACCGATCGAGACGCTCCAGCGGGCCTACGAGGAGACCGCCGACCAGCGTAGGGCCATCGGGGCCAACAGTGCAGTGGTGTTCTGGTTCAAGTCTGATCTTCGACTCTACGACAATCGCGCCTTGCGAATGGCATACGAGACCGCCAAGGGATGTAATATCCCGCTGATCGGGTTGTATATTCTGTCGCCGCAGGATTTGACGGCTCATCTGTTGAGTCCGGCCCGGGTGGATCTGATCCTGCGTACTCTCCATCAATTAAAGCGCGATCTGAGCGAGCTGGATATCCCCCTGTACATGGAGACGCAGGAAATCCGCAAAAATATACCGCAACGCATCGTGGATCTGTGTCAGCAGTGGGGAGCAAACCATCTCTACGCAAACCTCGAATATGAGGTGGACGAGTTGCGACGCGAGGCGAAGCTGGTGAGGCTGTGTGCGAAGAACGGAATCAAGTTCGAGACCGCCCATGATGCATGCGTCGTTCCCCCCGGGCAGGTGACCAGTCAGCAGGGTAAACAGTACGCAGTGTATAGTCCCTGGTACCGCACGTGGGTCGCTTATCTGAACGAGAATCCCGGCTGTCTGGAAGTGTCGGAGGAGCCGGGATCGAATCCGGGGGATGCGCGAAAGTACTTTAAAGAATTATTCGAGAGTGAGGTTCCAGCCGCACCGGAGCACAAGCAGCtgtcggaggaggaaaagcagCACCTTGGTCACCTATATCCGGCAGGCGAACATGAGGCGCTGCGCCGTTTGGAGGCAttcctggaagagaaagggaggGACTATGCGGAGGAGCGAAACATGGTGTCTGGCCAGACGACCTCGATCCTCAGTCCATACTTCGCATCGGGCTTGCTCAGCGCCAGGACGGCAATCGAGCACGCGCGTAGAGCTAACAAGGGTTCCCTGCAGCATGGGGATCCTGGTCTGGTTCGCTGGATTGGTGAGGTGGCCTGGCGAGAATTCTACAGACATGTCCTTGTGCATTGGCCATTCATCTG CATGAACAAATGCTTCAAACCCGAATTCACCAATCTGGAATGGGAGTATGAGGAGGACAGGTTCACCGCGTGGCGCGAAGGGAAAACAGGCTTCCCCATAGTGGACGCCGCCATGCGACAGGCAAAACAGGACAAATGGATGCACAACCGGACGCGTATGATTGTTGCGTCTTTTCTGTCGAAGGATCTGCTTCTCGACTGGCGCCGTGGCGAGCGATACTTTATGGAGACTCTCATTGATGGGGACTTTGCGTCCAACCATGGCGGGTGGGGGTTCGGATCGAGTACCGGGGTGGATCCTCAGCCGTACTTTCGAATCTTCAATCCACTCCTTCAGAGCGAACGGTTCGATCCAGATGGAGAGTATATACGAAAATGGGTGCCCGAGCTGCGAGATATCCAAGGCGCGGCGATACATGAGCCCTACGCACGAGGAGGGGGGGCTATTGCAGCGAAGAATGGGTATCCCCGCCCCATGCTGAATCACTCTCAGAGTAGGGACCTGGCATTGCATCGATATAAACGAGCTAGTGAGAGTGGACGATGA
- a CDS encoding glycosyltransferase family 90 protein, which yields MKTERLVGAIRGLPAPISMANRNDESMLVMNTIRTDRQWLERTGHDGYNRFGCPLLAAVQAYIEPGGIQAGLRAASGRDRVWITAFIAVLCIITLTNWDFQVSALSGIPVVGLLVIYLALTRPTKCGESPSPRRPIATGLVIRPLAFRVVVTLLAVLGVEIALFGPPGTTIVGIILTGVAKSLMWHFLLQTCQAEHCSWSVTAAIGTFSIVATRNPFILTSNVQAFSHLIASLLALGQVISFLPDKAKCKSALWICIAVYLVPYLFNNYSIHVAKSSVTQSSTHPIDLLRQDAKANFQALLERQSTSYAAACEEYRRRYGMEPPPGFEGWYNFAKAHQSPIIDDFDVIYERVSPFWSISGVEVTETISRLQETLNSDVCVCTFSAAEARTSCSHPHRSVDRNIQGFLNAVLADLRGLLPDIRFLVNHLDEPRVLLPPSSERPGSLNMTNYSRRPVWDTVTKPCSSADRKKVDRPKVQTFGLPFVTDHHSAIDLCRHPEYRDSHGLLISPTSFPLIEGLVPILATGSLSTMGDILYPSPAYLEPEFEYVAAKDGSWDSKHTNLYWAGSTTGAFAVKNDWQSFHRERFVKLAQNLGNGLHSYLREGKGVVNLVKSSFLNSRLFDVAFTRILQCETRYCRDQRALFRIRSWADRDEALRSRLVFDIDGNGISGRYYKLLASKSAPLKQTLLREWHDDRLLPWVHYIPVSQSMTELPEMVMYFTSEAGQKCAQEIAEQGQDWFSKAIRKEDMTIYMYRVLLELARLQDPERPANKS from the exons ATGAAAACTGAACGATTGGTGGGAGCCATCCGGGGGCTTCCAGCTCCAATTTCAATGGCCAACCGGAATGATGAATCGATGCTTGTCATGAACACTATCAGGACGGACCGTCAGTGGCTCGAAAGAACTGGCCATGACGGCTATAACCGCTTTGGATG TCCGCTGTTGGCTGCAGTGCAAGCATACATCGAACCAGGCGGGATTCAGGCGGGATTAAGAGCTGCATCGGGCCGAGACCGAGTCTGGATCACAGCTTTTATTGCTGTGCTTTGTATAATTACGCTGACCAACTGGGATTTCCAAGTCAGTGCGCTGTCGGGGATCCCAGTGGTGGGACTGCTGGTTATCTACCTCGCCTTGACGCGGCCGACCAAGTGTGGCGAGAGCCCTTCACCCCGTAGACCCATTGCTACTGGGCTTGTCATACGCCCGCTTGCATTCCGTGTGGTGGTCACTCTGTTGGCTGTGCTAGGCGTGGAAATTGCGCTTTTTGGGCCCCCAGGGACCACTATTGTGGGCATCATCCTGACAGGAGTCGCTAAATCATTGATGTGGCATTTCCTCCTGCAAACA TGTCAGGCTGAGCATTGTTCCTGGTCAGTCACGGCGGCCATCGGGACATTTAGCATCGTGGCTACCAGGAATCCATTCATTTTGACCTCGAATGTTCAGGCATTCTCGCATCTCATCGCATCATTACTTGCCCTAGGGCAGGTTATCTCCTTTCTGCCGGATAAGGCGAAATGCAAATCCGCCCTCTGGATATGCATTGCTGTCTATTTAGTCCCATACCTATTCAACAACTACTCCATCCACGTTGCAAAGTCTTCAGTGACACAGTCCTCCACGCATCCGATCGACCTACTCAGACAAGATGCCAAGGCAAATTTTCAAGCCTTGCTCGAAAGACAGTCAACCAGTTATGCCGCTGCCTGTGAGGAATATCGCCGCCGCTACGGCATGGAACCACCGCCCGGCTTTGAGGGTTGGTATAATTTCGCCAAAGCGCATCAATCACCGATCATCGATGACTTCGATGTTATTTACGAGAGAGTATCCCCGTTCTGGAGTATCAGCGGGGTCGAGGTGACTGAAACGATCAGTCGTTTACAAGAGACGCTAAACAGCGATGTATGTGTTTGTACGTTCTCGGCTGCCGAAGCAAGGACGAGTTGCAGCCATCCTCACCGCAGCGTGGATAGAAATATCCAAGGATTCCTTAATGCGGTACTGGCAGATCTGCGTGGCCTTCTCCCTGATATTAGATTTCTTGTCAATCACCTCGATGAGCCCAGGGTTCTGTTACCGCCGTCCTCTGAGAGGCCTGGATCATTGAACATGACGAACTATTCCAGGCGACCGGTCTGGGATACAGTGACCAAACCGTGTTCCTCAGCGGACAGAAAGAAAGTTGACCGACCAAAGGTGCAAACGTTTGGTCTCCCGTTCGTGACCGACCATCACTCAGCAATAGACCTATGCCGCCATCCCGAGTACCGCGACTCACACGGGCTATTGATCAGCCCTACATCATTCCCGTTGATCGAAGGTCTGGTTCCTATACTGGCCACCGGCTCGCTGTCGACGATGGGAGATATCCTGTATCCCAGCCCTGCCTATCTTGAGCCGGAATTCGAATATGTAGCGGCCAAGGATGGCAGCTGGGACTCCAAACACACCAATCTGTACTGGGCGGGCTCAACCACCGGTGCCTTTGCGGTGAAGAATGACTGGCAAAGCTTCCACCGAGAGCGATTTGTCAAGCTAGCACAGAATCTGGGAAACGGCCTCCATTCCTATCTTCGGGAAGGCAAAGGCGTGGTCAACCTCGTGAAATCGTCCTTTCTAAACAGCAGACTATTCGACGTGGCCTTTACCCGGATCCTCCAATGCGAGACACGCTATTGCCGAGACCAACGAGCCCTCTTCCGGATTCGATCCTGGGCCGACAGGGACGAAGCCTTGCGTTCGCGTCTGGTGTTTGACATTGACGGCAATGGTATCAGTGGCCGGTACTACAAACTGCTTGCGTCGAAGTCGGCGCCGCTCAAACAGACACTTCTGCGAGAATGGCACGATGACCGTCTTCTACCGTGGGTTCATTACATTCCCGTCAGCCAGAGCATGACGGAGCTGCCTGAAATGGTCATGTATTTCACCTCTGAAGCTGGGCAGAAATGTGCCCAGGAGATTGCCGAGCAGGGACAGGACTGGTTCTCAAAGGCCATTCGTAAAGAGGATATGACCATATATATGTATCGGGTTTTGCTTGAGCTGGCGAGACTCCAAGATCCAGAGAGGCCAGCAAACAAGAGCTGA
- a CDS encoding Zn(II)2Cys6 transcription factor domain-containing protein has product MATRPHQPSQASRPSMAVTRPREGRERKTLRRSRFGCRNCKLRKIKCDESKPQCERCRSFGVLCNFMSNIPDLQPIAAEAGKSLAVEVRGKADLRPPVTSAVWTSDGSTFYQLNAKCQDLITLYLGRSLMAPTNPIVRQVNRSLLSLAFSYPFLMHASLAVAFMYDRHLNGPSGDRGSLEECYHRAQSIALLNQRLRDPIEEKDKDPIWGTAAALGILTFSSPDARTPEESWPLKSSGPSDLGWLRMSNAKMTLWRIVNPLRSNSLFHVMAATFAVMHSPFPESGIDGIPSELAAVCLLNDSSTAMNNPYFHAAHAVSQILLLPDSEVTIGQIQVFIRCIHGAFEDLLQKRDPVALLLLYLWYRKAGRSVWWVELRARVEGPSICSYLQLYHHGNAAVHAFLPGGALADRWY; this is encoded by the exons ATGGCCACTCGTCCACACCAACCCTCACAGGCAAGCCGCCCCAGTATGGCCGTAACTCGTCCGCGAGAAGGCCGGGAGCGCAAGACCCTGCGGAGGTCAAGATTCGGCTGCCGGAATTGCAAGCTCAGAAAAATCAAG TGCGATGAAAGCAAACCGCAATGCGAGAGATGTAGGTCGTTCGGGGTATTATGCAACTTCATGTCGAATATCCCTGACCTGCAGCCCATCGCTGCGGAGGCAGGCAAGTCATTGGCCGTGGAGGTTCGAGGAAAAGCAGACCTTCGCCCCCCGGTCACCAGCGCTGTCTGGACGTCGGACGGATCCACATTCTACCAATTGAATGCAAAGTGTCAGGATCTCATTACCCTGTATCTTGGTCGGAGCCTCATGGCCCCCACCAACCCGATTGTGAGACAGGTGAATCGCAGCCTCCTGAGCCTAGCCTTCTCC TACCCGTTTTTGATGCATGCCAGTCTGGCCGTGGCATTTATGTATGACCGCCATCTGAATGGCCCGTCAGGCGATCGTGGCAGCCTCGAAGAGTGCTATCATCGGGCGCAAAGCATAGCTCTGCTCAACCAGCGGTTAAGGGACCCAATTGAAGAGAAAGATAAGGATCCCATCTGGGGGACGGCAGCCGCTCTAGGGATCTTGACTTTCTCGTCCCCCGATGCCCGCACGCCGGAAGAATCGTGGCCGCTCAAGTCCTCGGGTCCCTCCGATTTGGGCTGGTTGCGGATGAGCAACGCCAAAATGACCCTGTGGCGCATCGTGAATCCGCTCCGATCCAACAGTCTTTTCCACGTCATGGCGGCAACCTTTGCTGTCATGCACTCACCCTTCCCCGAGAGCGGCATAGACGGGATCCCAAGCGAGTTGGCCGCCGTCTGTCTTCTCAACGATTCGTCCACGGCGATGAACAACCCGTATTTCCATGCCGCCCACGCAGTGTCCCAGATCCTGCTCCTCCCGGATAGCGAGGTCACGATAGGTCAAATCCAAGTCTTCATTCGCTGTATCCATGGCGCGTTCGAAGATTTGCTACAGAAAAGGGACCCAGTCGCACTTCTGCTCCTGTATCTATGGTACCGCAAAGCAGGTCGCAGTGTGTGGTGGGTCGAACTGAGAGCTAGAGTGGAGGGTCCTTCGATTTGCTCGTACCTACAGCTATATCACCACGGCAATGCTGCGGTACATGCATTCCTTCCTGGCGGTGCTCTCGCCGACCGATGGTATTAG
- a CDS encoding Zn(II)2Cys6 transcription factor, with protein sequence MDPAQPGDAPPTSTNTAGTLEDSSSTAKRRWRRNRIACDSCHSRRVRCDRAFPCSRCLRSEIRCEFTRERRKRGRIARSKQTATVPNGGSMEKLPKAPNVQPPVPAAVPADAAPTPLPNHASPTTSFQHRSPATNEMTVSAHSIDDRRSQADPSLPARRPGPTGNVTEEWLSAAHVSPDSYEVLGGGAWGDGPLPRVLDIWNGADLAGYSAPTVQSSKPAGAARAPSISSTTLKYPVLQPLMPFLEANLPRRLVFDLLELYFTSAFSTHMHPVCHHIHCYVLRKASFLSRENPRPSSPALLASMLWVAALDDRAFALSISPPQRKKICQFLCALTIRLLRPLIHVSFKEQAGSNASDPTFTGVAPECPPTTVHHPFESSGDDRGLVGPAGSLDDVITYIHVASIISSSEQKAASMRWWHAAFTLARELKLNQEIEVIPNADGQTEGSSPAFDYSLPGWSGVDTGAFFDYSNPTRPSLNCVCDHSHDPHATITEEHREERRRTWWLLYIMDRHLALCYNRPLALLDAESEDLLLPLDEGSWQAGNVHSNSPKPDGPHCPISGEKNKRRVFPDFICHDHSIFGFFLPLMTITGELIDLNQARNHPMLGSRLHGKDGWDAHLSEVLRQLEIYKASLTTFAATAAVPEAPLATTYRPPGPDPPVEPSLSQAFSWHTQTVIAYASYLVHVLHILLVGKWDPVSLIEDKDFWTSSPAFATTISHALDAADSVHQILRYDPDISFMPYFFGIQLLQGSFLLLLIVERLQKEAGEGILNACEVMIRATESCVVTLNTEYQRNFRQVMRSAVAQARGRPVNHSEIRHRRKAVLALYRWTRKGTGLAL encoded by the exons ATGGATCCTGCCCAGCCGGGGGACGCACCGCCTACTAGCACAAACACCGCAGGGACGCTTGAAGATTCGTCCAGCACCGCAAAGCGTCGATGGAGGAGAAATCGTATAGCCTGTGACTCATGCCATTCGCGGCGGGTACGATGCGACCGGGCATTTCCCTGTTCGCGCTGTCTTCGCAGTGAGATCCGTTGCGAATTTACGCGCGAACGACGGAAACGAGGGCGGATTGCACGGTCAAAACAGACGGCAACAGTCCCGAACGGCGGatcgatggagaagctgccCAAGGCTCCCAATGTGCAGCCTCCAGTCCCAGCGGCGGTGCCAGCAGATGCGGCGCCAACACCATTACCGAATCATGCCTCGCCGACCACGTCCTTCCAGCATCGGTCGCCGGCGACGAACGAGATGACTGTCTCCGCGCATAGTATCGACGACCGACGCTCCCAAGCAGATCCATCCTTACCGGCGCGGAGACCAGGACCGACGGGGAACGTGACGGAGGAGTGGCTGTCCGCGGCCCATGTATCTCCAGACTCCTACGAAGTACTAGGGGGAGGGGCCTGGGGGGACGGTCCGCTGCCCCGGGTGCTGGACATCTGGAACGGCGCAGACCTGGCCGGGTACAGTGCTCCGACCGTCCAGAGTTCGAAGCCTGCTGGCGCGGCTCGGGCCCCCAGTATTTCATCTACAACCTTGAAGTATCCCGTATTACAGCCGCTCATGCCGTTTCTCGAGGCGAATCTACCGCGGAGGCTGGTTTTTGACCTTCTCGAGTTGTACTTTACGAGCGCCTTTTCCACGCATATGCACCCCGTGTGCCACCATATCCATTGTTATGTCCTTCGCAAGGCCTCATTCCTGAGCCGGGAGAACCCGCGGCCGAGTAGCCCGGCTCTGCTGGCAAGCATGCTCTGGGTTGCTGCCCTGGACGATCGGGCGTTTGCACTCTCCATTTCCCcgccgcagcgcaagaagattTGTCAATTCTTGTGCGCCTTGACGATACGATTACTCCGACCGTTGATTCACGTGTCCTTTAAGGAGCAGGCCGGTTCCAACGCGAGTGACCCGACCTTCACTGGGGTTGCTCCGGAATGTCCTCCCACCACCGTGCACCATCCGTTTGAATCGAGCGGCGACGATCGCGGTCTAGTCGGGCCCGCGGGGTCCTTGGATGATGTGATTACCTATATACATGTGGCATCTATAATTTCTTCTAGCGAACAAAAGGCCGCTAGCATGCGATG GTGGCACGCTGCTTTCACTCTCGCCCGAGAATTGAAACTCAACCAAGAAATCGAGGTGATACCCAACGCAGATGGCCAAACCGAAGGCTCGAGCCCCGCATTTGACTACTCGCTGCCCGGCTGGAGTGGCGTCGACACGGGCGCCTTCTTCGATTACTCGAATCCCACGCGACCCAGCTTGAACTGCGTTTGCGACCATAGTCATGACCCCCATGCGACTATCACCGAGGAGCACCGGGAGGAACGTCGGCGGACCTGGTGGCTGCTGTACATTATGGACCGCCATCTCGCCCTGTGCTACAATCGCCCACTGGCATTGCTGGATGCCGAAAGTGAAGACCTGCTGCTACCGCTGGACGAGGGCTCGTGGCAGGCCGGAAACGTGCACAGCAACAGCCCCAAGCCGGACGGACCGCATTGCCCCATTTCCGGCGAGAAGAACAAGCGCCGAGTGTTCCCGGACTTTATCTGCCATGACCATTCGATATTCGGCTTCTTTCTCCCACTGATGACCATCACGGGCGAATTGATCGATCTGAACCAGGCACGAAATCATCCCATGCTTGGATCCCGACTCCACGGGAAGGACGGCTGGGACGCTCATCTCAGCGAGGTGCTGCGGCAGCTCGAGATCTACAAGGCGAGTCTGACCACTTTTGCAGCGACCGCGGCGGTCCCTGAAGCGCCGCTCGCCACCACCTATCGTCCACCCGGCCCCGATCCTCCTGTCGAaccttctctttctcagGCGTTCTCATGGCATACTCAGACCGTCATCGCGTACGCATCCTATCTGGTGCATGTATTGCACATTCTCCTGGTCGGCAAGTGGGATCCCGTCTCGCTCATCGAGGACAAGGACTTTTGGACCTCGTCCCCTGCCTTTGCCACGACCATCTCCCATGCCTTGGATGCGGCCGACTCGGTCCACCAGATTCTCCGCTACGACCCCGATATCAGCTTCATGCCTTATTTCTTTggcatccagctcctccagggcagttttcttcttctgttgatcGTGGAGCGACTCCAGAAAGAGGCGGGGGAGGGCATCCTCAACGCGTGCGAAGTGATGATCCGCGCGACGGAATCCTGCGTCGTCACCCTCAACACGGAATACCAGCGGAATTTCCGCCAAGTGATGCGGAGCGCGGTTGCACAGGCGCGGGGCCGGCCGGTCAACCACAGCGAAATCCGACACCGACGCAAGGCCGTTCTGGCACTGTACCGGTGGACGCGAAAAGGTACTGGGTTGGCCCTCTAA
- a CDS encoding aromatic alcohol reductase, with product MTQNDTPRTSYSDPSHPIQYLDNMAQKYARDQPSGFTNRIERVAIVGAGGTVGKYITQELLKTGQHTITALTRADSQSTLPAGVRTATVDYQDESTLVAALQHQQFLIITLNVSAPKDTQSKLIQAAAKAGVPYVMPNCYGCDITNEKLRKEMLVGEPVRQACAEIEATGVSTWVALVCGFWYEFSLSTGPEWFGFDFQQKKLTFYDEGTVRINVSTWEQCGRAVAAFLKFKELPEDENDTSPTVRGWANRPLFISSFLVSQRDMFESWKRITGDKEEDWTIEYEPTAVRYQRGIERMQKGDRYGFAQAMYARVFYPNGGGDYESSRGLDNDVLGLPQEDLDERTKHAKEMIEAGYSYF from the exons ATGACCCAGAACGACACCCCCCGAACCAGCTATTCAGACCCATCGCACCCGATACAGTACCTTGACAACATGGCCCAAAAGTACGCCAGAGACCAGCCGTCTGGCTTCACCAACCGCATCGAACGCGTCGCCATCGTCGGC gcCGGCGGCACCGTAGGCAAATACATCACCCAGGAACTCCTCAAGACAGGCCAACACACCATAACCGCGCTCACGCGCGCAGACAGCCAAAGCACCCTCCCTGCGGGCGTCCGCACCGCCACCGTCGACTACCAGGACGAGTCGACTCTGGTTGCAGCCCTGCAACACCAGCAGTTCCTCATCATTACGCTGAACGTCTCAGCGCCCAAGGACACGCAGAGCAAGCTTATCCAGGCCGCGGCGAAAGCGGGGGTCCCGTACGTGATGCCGAACTGCTACGGCTGCGATATCACGAATGAGAAACTGCggaaggagatgctggtggGCGAGCCGGTGCGGCAGGCCTGTGCGGAGATCGAAGCCACTGGGGTGTCGACGTGGGTGGCGCTGGTTTGTGGCTTCTGGTACGAGTTTAGCCTGTCGACGGGGCCGGAGTGGTTCGGGTTTGAtttccagcagaagaagctgaCGTTTTACGATGAGGGAACGGTCCGAATTAATGTGAGTACGTGGGAGCAGTGCGGAAGGGCCGTTGCGGCGTTCCTGAAGTTCAAGGAGTTgccggaggatgagaatgatACGAGCCCGACGGTGCGTGGCTGGGCGAACCGGCCACTGTTTATCTCGAGCTTTCTAGTCAGCCAGAGGGATATGTTtgagagctggaagaggattACCGGGGATAAGGAGGAGGATTGGACAATCGAGTATGAGCCCACCGCGGTGCGGTATCAGAGGGGCATTGAGAGGATGCAAAAGGGTGACCGGTACGGCTTTGCGCAGGCCATGTATGCGCGCGTCTTTTATCCGAATGGGGGCGGTGACTATGAGAGCAGCCGGGGACTGGATAATGATGTGCTGGGACTGCCGCAGGAGGACCTCGATGAGCGGACCAAGCATGcgaaggagatgattgagGCCGGTTATTCTTACTTTTGA